The following coding sequences lie in one Scatophagus argus isolate fScaArg1 chromosome 9, fScaArg1.pri, whole genome shotgun sequence genomic window:
- the LOC124064990 gene encoding hemicentin-1-like, which translates to MFVLIWLTLLFAVGSSNNTDSVECVSQPAEKSNSHVTGNIAAEEMTQDLTAVTQINNSTLTITPSPAHQGTNVTCKVTDSMTTEAVTTAKNPEITGNTAVKQGTTLTLTCTVASFPPSGITWRKPDLNISLSNEIGADLQNGTGTATLVICNATAGNSAQYICTAKHLNYTLTERVNVSVMLHPKILNSSGCINQTEVLICTCVSEGVPLPTIKWPTLENNTEYSVNTTVSNHTISSTIIITAEEQSDSVVECVSSNQNGEVKRNITIKTEEEEEKEEEDEAMKLLQMVTRLDIIIAFLIGALLSATICCLLQKCHRKKKQKTYGNRAGTLEMVTSHEDPMIDAGQAVEDDQAVGQEAAEAGGAAVVDKSDVEYSSLDFFLIQRQSPAEAGSTEETTETEYSEIKKEKAQAHGGDGEETKHCVPDEEEGEDAALYSTVMDVKGHSCLF; encoded by the exons ATGTTTGTCCTCATCTGGCTGACTCTGCTCTTTGCTGTGGGCAGCAGCAATAACACAG ATTCAGTTGAATGCGTGTCACAACCCGCAGAGAAGAGCAATTCTCACGTCACTGGAAACATCGCTGCTGAGGAGATGACTCAGGATCTGACTGCTGTCACACAGATAAACAACTCAACTCTGACCATTACCCCTTCACCTGCGCACCAGGGCACCAATGTCACCTGTAAAGTCACAGACAGCATGACTACAGAAGCCGTGACCA CTGCCAAGAATCCTGAAATCACTGGAAATACTGCTGTAAAGCAGGGCACTACTCTGACTCTGACCTGCACTGTTGCCAGTTTCCCTCCGTCTGGTATCACTTGGAGGAAACCCGACTTGAACATAAGCCTGAGCAATGAAATTGGAGCTGACCTGCAAAATGGCACTGGAACGGCCACACTTGTCATTTGTAATGCGACCGCAGGAAATTCTGCACAGTACATCTGTACAGCAAAACACCTGAACTACACCCTGACGGAAAGAGTAAACGTCTCAGTGATGT TGCATCCAAAGATCCTTAACAGCTCTGGTTGCATAAATCAGACGGAGGTCCTGATCTGTACGTGTGTCAGTGAGGGGGTTCCTTTACCCACCATCAAATGGCCAACGTTGGAGAACAACACTGAGTACTCCGTCAATACCACCGTTTCAAACCACACAATCAGCAGCACCATCATCATAACTGCAGAAGAGCAGAGTGACTCTGTTGTTGAGTGTGTCAGCAGCAACCAAAATGGAGAAGTCAAGCGGAACATCaccataaaaacagaagaagaggaagaaaaggaagaagaag ATGAAGCCATGAAATTGTTACAAATGGTGACCCGGCTGGATATTATCATCGCTTTTTTGATTGGCGCTCTGCTGTCTGCAACCATTTGCTGTCTGTTGCAAAAGTGCCACAG aaagaaaaaacaaaagacttacGGCAATCGAGCTGGGACTCTGGAGATGGTGACAAGTCATGAAGATCCAATG ATAGATGCTGGTCAAGCAGTGGAGGATGATCAGGCCGTCGGTCAAGAGGCAGctgaagcaggaggagctgcgGTGGTGGACAAATCAGACGTGGAGTACTCCAGCCTTGATTTCTTCCTGATTCAAAGACAGAGCCCAGCAGAGGCAGGGTCAACAGAAGagaccacagagacagagtattctgaaattaaaaaagaaaaagcacaggcGCACGGCGGTGATGGTGAGGAGACAAAACATTGTGTACCagatgaggaggaaggtgaggatGCTGCACTGTATTCCACCGTGATGGATGTAAAGGGTCACAGTTGTTTGTTCTGA
- the LOC124064250 gene encoding uncharacterized protein LOC124064250: MFVLIWLTLLVPVGRGMYCSNGFCISLNEEDITAEAGLCALIPCSFTTPYNSLAQNIVWSKCEPYKQRCGDSDMIFHSNKNNRKIQPAFRGRVSLLEPDVNQKNCSIIVNDLTKSDSGLYQLRLNGWVNYKQDGYTFSQRASVSVKDLVQKPTVVIPPLTAGQQTTLTCTAPGLCSGSYPQITWTWGGAGENDSHIGDNITVFNTENVTAVTQRHSSTLTFNTSVEHHGTSVTCKVSFANSITTEETVTLNVSLSPKILNSGCEVQSEVLACVCVSEAFPLPIIKWPLLESHTEYSATTTVSKHTVTSTVTLTIKDHSNTTVECVSSNEVGEVQQIINIVSASDSQEGPVQQRGPCSTVLPWTIAAVSLAVNVICIICTMLLWYVSKATSYFAVKPLPTQWRHIGQHASRLTLSSVRRNTRRKVKTNGEDRTYMSLQKTNRSPEYDVIGQHLNKRRTVAQKGPVILPQTLLHKGGNKKVMTGAVSSDQKHFRETREGERDRKRGPDCLGHQIRMFALIWVALAFFLNTGSVQGGIYCSNGFCIRLNEEDITAEAGLCALIPCSFTTPYYFLAQNIVWSKCEPYQQRCGDSDMIFHSNKNNRKIQPAFRGRVSLLEPDVSQNNCSIIVNDLTKSDSGLYQLRLNGWVNYKQDGYTFSQRATVSVKDLVQKPTVVIPPLTAGQQTTLTCTAPGLCSGSYPQITWTWGGAGENDSHIGDNITVFNTENVNAVTQRHSSTLTFNTSAEHHGTSVTCKVSFANGITTEETVTLSVNYVKEVKISGNPSMKEGETLNLTCSVESFPPSLITWTKLHDKNMQNGTETNLRNDTLTDLQNDTGTLPQEGTGTFSLSNMTAADSGQYVCTAKYLNNTLMEKANVTVIYMRKPVIAGDTAVVEGDTLNLTCSVESFPPSYVTWTALDPNTNLHNEPSADVRSDTGSATLLMHKVTRERSGRYICTVQHMDMTLTVFADVTVTLFPKISKNSGCEVQSEVLTCTCISEGLPSPTIKWPLLESHTEYCVITTVSNHTVNSTVTLNVKDHSNTAVECVSSNENGEAKENLTITEDVRRQGQATELSKTLSWLEGVIGFLIGILLSGVIFCLVTKCRRKQKSSCYLDATLEMVASQEDPLIDAGHTVEDKQTYYQEAAEEEEGSVAAEEAALDLNGAPKDVEYASIDFSVLKRKNPRKAAKMQESTETEYAEIKKQVKEERDENWGEEGDMLEGDEEEAMRGEEEEEEEGEDMAVYSNVKDIMGEI, encoded by the exons ATGTTTGTTCTCATCTGGCTGACTCTGCTGGTCCCTGTGGGAA GAGGAATGTACTGTTCAAATGGATTCTGCATCAGTCTTAATGAAGAAGACATAACAGCAGAGGCTGGACTCTGTGCTTTGATACCTTGTTCTTTCACTACTCCCTATAATTCTTTGGCCCAAAATATAGTTTGGTCCAAATGTGAACCATATAAACAAAGATGTGGTGATTCAGACATGATATTCCACtctaacaaaaacaacagaaaaattcaGCCTGCATTCAGAGGACGAGTGTCATTGCTGGAGCCTGACGTGAATCAGAAAAACTGCAGCATCATCGTCAATGACCTGACTAAGTCAGACTCTGGATTATATCAGCTCAGACTTAATGGTTGGGTGAATTATAAACAAGATGGATATACATTCTCTCAAAGAGCATCTGTCTCCGTTAAAG ATCTGGTCCAGAAGCCCACAGTGGTGATTCCTCCTCTGACGGCGGGACAGCAGACCACCCTGACCTGCACTGCTCCTGGTCTCTGCTCTGGATCTTACCCTCAGATCACCTGGACGtggggaggagcaggagagaacGACTCTCACATCGGGGACAACATCACTGTTTTCAACACAGAGAATGTGactgctgtcacacagagacacagctcCACTTTGACCTTCAACACTTCAGTCGAGCACCACGGCACCAGTGTCACCTGTAAGGTCAGCTTCGCCAACAGCATCACTACAGAGGAGACGGTGACCCTGAACGTGAGCT TGTCTCCAAAGATCTTAAACTCTGGATGTGAGGTTCAGTCGGAGGTcctggcctgtgtgtgtgtcagtgaggcGTTTCCTTTGCCCATCATCAAATGGCCGCTGTTGGAGAGCCACACTGAGTACTCTGCTACCACCACCGTGTCGAAGCACACAGTCACCAGTACGGTCACCCTAACCATCAAAGACCACAGCAACACTACTGTTGAGTGTGTCAGCAGCAATGAAGTTGGGGAAGTGCAACAGATCATCAACATTGTCTCAGCTTCTGACAGTCAAGAAG GTCCCGTGCAGCAGCGTGGACCTTGCAGCACGGTGCTTCCGTGGACCATCGCTGCGGTATCTCTCGCTGTGAATGTTATCTGCATAATCTGCACGATGCTCCTTTGGTACGTTTCTAAGGCCACATCGTATTTTGCTGTAAAGCCTCTGCCAACGCAGTGGAGACACATTGGACAACACGCATCACGTCTCACTCTTTCTTCTGTCCGAAGGAACACAAGGAGGAAGGTGAAAACAAATGGAGAGGACAGAACTTACATGTCGCTGCAGAAGACAAACCGCTCGCCAGAGTACGATGTTATTGGACAACATCTGAAC AAGAGGAGAACTGTCGCCCAGAAGGGTCCGGTGATACTTCCTCAAACCTTGTTGCacaaaggaggaaataaaaaagtgatGACAGGAGCGGTCAGCTCAGACCAGAAACACTTTAGAGAGACGAGAGAAGGAGAACGAGACCGAAAGAG AGGTCCAGACTGTCTCGGACACCAGATCAGGATGTTTGCTCTCATCTGGGTGgctcttgctttctttttgaaCACAG GTTCAGTGCAAGGAGGAATTTACTGTTCAAATGGATTCTGCATCAGACTTAATGAAGAAGACATAACAGCAGAGGCTGGACTCTGTGCTTTGATACCTTGTTCTTTCACTACTCCTTATTACTTTTTGGCCCAAAATATAGTTTGGTCCAAATGTGAACCATATCAACAAAGATGTGGTGATTCAGACATGATATTCCACTCtaacaaaaacaatagaaaaattCAGCCTGCATTCAGAGGACGAGTGTCATTGCTGGAGCCTGACGTGAGTCAGAACAACTGCAGCATCATCGTCAATGACCTGACTAAGTCAGACTCTGGATTATATCAGCTCAGACTTAATGGTTGGGTGAATTATAAACAAGATGGATATACATTCTCTCAAAGAGCAACTGTCTCCGTTAAAG ATCTGGTCCAGAAGCCCACAGTGGTGATTCCTCCTCTGACGGCGGGACAGCAGACCACCCTGACCTGCACTGCTCCTGGTCTCTGCTCTGGATCTTACCCTCAGATCACCTGGACGtggggaggagcaggagagaacGACTCTCACATCGGGGACAACATCACTGTTTTCAACACAGAGAATGTGAATGctgtcacacagagacacagctcCACTTTGACCTTCAACACTTCAGCCGAGCACCACGGCACCAGTGTCACCTGTAAGGTCAGCTTCGCCAACGGCATCACTACAGAGGAGACGGTGACCCTGAGCGTGAACT ATGTGAAGGAAGTTAAAATCTCTGGGAATCCAAGTATGAAGGAGGGTGAGACTCTGAATCTCACCTGCAGTGTTGAaagtttccctccctctctcatcaCATGGACGAAAttacatgacaaaaacatgcaaaacgGAACAGAAACTAATCTGCGGAACGACACTTTGACCGACCTGCAGAACGACACCGGAACCCTCCCGCAGGAAGGGACTGGAACGTTTTCCCTTTCTAACATGACGGCAGCAGATTCTGGACAGTACGTCTGCACGGCAAAATATCTAAACAACACCCTGATGGAAAAAGCTAATGTGACGGTGATAT acATGAGGAAACCTGTTATTGCTGGTGACACAGCTGTTGTGGAGGGAGACACTCTGAATCTGACCTGCAGTGTTGAAAGTTTTCCCCCATCTTATGTCACATGGACTGCACTTGACCCCAACACAAACCTGCACAATGAACCGAGCGCTGATGTGCGCAGCGACACTGGATCAGCCACACTTTTGATGCACAAAGTGACGAGAGAACGTTCCGGACGCTACATCTGCACAGTGCAACACATGGACATGACTCTGACTGTATTTGCTGATGTAACTGTGACAC tgtttcCAAAGATCTCAAAAAACTCTGGATGTGAAGTTCAGTCGGAGGTCCTGACGTGTACGTGCATCAGTGAGGGATTACCTTCACCCACCATCAAATGGCCGCTGTTAGAGAGCCACACTGAGTATTGCGTAATCACCACAGTGTCAAACCACACAGTTAACAGTACAGTCACCCTAAATGTGAAAGACCATAGCAACACTGCTGTTGAATGTGTCAGCAGTAATGAAAATGGGGAAGCAAAAGAAAACCTCACCATCACAGAAGACGTGAGAAGACAGG GTCAGGCCACAGAGTTATCAAAAACTCTGTCATGGCTGGAAGGCGTCATTGGCTTTTTGATTGGGATCCTTCTTTCAGgagtcattttctgtttggtaACAAAATGCCGCAG gaaaCAGAAGAGCTCCTGTTATCTTGATGCGACTCTGGAGATGGTGGCCAGTCAAGAGGATCCACTG ATCGATGCTGGTCACACAGTGGAAGACAAACAGACGTACTACCAAGAGgcagctgaggaagaagagggatctgtggcagcagaggaagcagcCCTTGATCTCAATGGGGCACCAAAAGATGTGGAGTACGCCAGCATTGATTTCTCCGTGTTGAAAAGGAAGAATCCCAGGAAGGCAGCAAAGATGCAAGAGAGCACAGAGACGGAGTATGCTGAAATCAAGAAACAagtaaaagaggaaagagatgaAAATTGGGGAGAGGAAGGTGATATGCTGGAGGGCGACGAGGAAGAGGCgatgaggggggaggaggaggag gaggaggaaggggaggacaTGGCAGTGTACTCCAATGTGAAGGATATCATGGGTGAGATTTGA